From a single Rosa rugosa chromosome 7, drRosRugo1.1, whole genome shotgun sequence genomic region:
- the LOC133723255 gene encoding uncharacterized protein LOC133723255, with the protein MTAALRMLTYGVPADQIDEYLRIDQSTAIESLNRFVKAVVEIFGDEYLRSPNSIDIARLLALDKQRGFHGMLGSIDCMHWKWKNFPIAWHGMYSGHIHEPTIILEVVASYDLWIWHAFFGLPGSHNDINVLERSSVYAKLAKERAPKVKYRIMDNEYKMGYCKYIGLLPSTHDFPKISRTIDMQRIRRVSLLIVR; encoded by the coding sequence ATGACAGCTGCACTAAGAATGCTTACTTATGGCGTGCCAGCAGATCAAATTGATGAATACCTACGAATTGACCAAAGTACAGCTATTGAAAGTCTTAATAGATTTGTTAAGGCAGTTGTTGAAATTTTTGGTGATGAGTACTTGAGATCACCAAACAGCATTGACATCGCAAGATTACTTGCTCTAGACAAACAACGTGGATTTCATGGAATGTTGGGGAGCATTGATTGTATGCATTGGAAGTGGAAGAATTTTCCTATAGCATGGCATGGTATGTATTCTGGTCACATCCATGAACCAACAATTATTTTGGAAGTTGTGGCTTCATATGATCTTTGGATATGGCACGCATTCTTTGGACTCCCAGGTTCTCATAATGACATTAATGTGTTAGAGCGATCTTCTGTATATGCCAAACTTGCTAAAGAACGAGCTCCCAAAGTGAAGTACAGAATCATGGACAACGAGTATAAAATGGGATACTGTAAGTATATTGGACTACTTCCTTCAACACATGACTTTCCCAAGATCTCAAGGACAATAGACATGCAAAGAATTAGGAGGGTATCTCTCCTAATTGTTCGGTGA